The Macaca fascicularis isolate 582-1 chromosome 13, T2T-MFA8v1.1 sequence TGTGGTCAGTCCTATTTAACAATGAGGCAACACTTCACAGGTCAGGGTCATTTTCACATACAGTATCTCattcagtcttccaaagtgcccTGTGAGGCAGGGAGCGTCTTCCCCATTTCACATGAGGAAGGCCTGGTACTCAAACCCCAGTCTTCTCCCAAACTTCATCTAATACCTCAGACTTTCCTGCCCTACCCTCCAGTCCAGGCAACTCCTCACTCTCTGCCAGTATCCCCGGACCCTACCACCTCTATTTCCCCTGGGTCTGTATTTCCCCTAACGGGTCATGGATCAGGATTCAAGGACAAAATCCTGTGGGTTGTTTCCTGGAGGGGGTGGACTAGGCCGCTTGCCCAGCCCCCAGAGGCGCACCAGTGGGTTCTGGAGGACAGGGACGGCAGGACTTCCCACCTACCTGGGGCATAGTTCAGTACCCTCACATTAGGTTCCTCCAGCGCCAGGACCTGGAACAGCATATCACGAGCAGCCTTTCCTGCACAGTACAGCGCCCAGCCTTTGAAAGGCTGCAGGGCACAGAGGGACGAGATGTTAACCACGGTTCTGTTGAGGCCAGGACTGGCCGGGAAGGCCTTCAGGACGCTGGAAGTCAGGCAGAGCATGGAGGTCAAGTTCAGCGCCCAGTAGTTGTTCACTTGAGTGGAGTCACTCAGGTCCACGAAGCCTTTGGACACATCCCCAAGAGAGCCTGAAAAACCAACCCTTAGGAGTAACTCAGGGCAGGCGGGGCTTTCTTCTCAGCCCTCCCAAGTTCTTCCAGATACCCTCTTCCCATGCAGACCTAGAGGAGGAAGCTGCGCTTCTGAAAAGGCTTCTCTCTTCCCCAGCTCTGCGGAAAGACACACCTGGGGAACCCAGCCATCCCAAGCTGCAGAAGGAGAAGGCACCTGACTTGCTGAGGGAGAGCTCTAGGGGTCCTCTGGAGAAGCAGCGACTTTACTTGTTTGGAGACTTGAAGCCCTGACTCAGGCCTCCGCCAGAGGGCGCAGAGCAAGGAGATCGGGAAAGTTCTACAGGCGCTTTGGAAAACCCGGCTGGCCAATTTTCCAGGAAGTGGGGGCAGACTGTTGCCCCGACGGCACCGAGTCTTCCTGTACACCTCGCCTCCGCTTGCTACTCAAGCTGGAACAACTAGGGCTTTAGATTTCTAGGCGTCCTATCTGACTCCCTAGGAGTCGCTGTTAAATTCCCCAGCGGTGGAGGAAGTGGGCGCTCACATGGGGAGCCCGCTTCAGTCTCGGGGTCTTACCCGCGTTGTTGATGAGCAGCAGTCGCTGCAGCCCCTCGGGCCTGGGGAGGTCGCGCAGGGCTCCGAGCAGCTGCTGCAAGCCGGCCTCGGCGCCCAGGTCGGCGGGCACCCGCACCACGCGCAGGCCAGACCGCTCGGCGCCCAGCTCGGCCTCCAGCTGCCGCAGTGCCTCGTTGTTGCGGGCGTTAAGGACCAGCACGGAGCCGGGCGACAGCAGCGAGGCCAGGAGCGGGGCCAGCGTCCGGCCGAAGCCGCGGGAGGCCCCAGTCAGCACGCACACAGCACGCCCCAGGCCGCCCTCCATGCTACTGTCCTCCGCCGGCGGCGCTGGGACCCGAGGGAGGCGGGGCGGTCGCGGGGGGCGGGACCGCAACGGGTGTAGGCGGGGCCGCCCTGCCGGGGCCGGGAGGGAACCTCAGGCTTCGGGCCGCGAACGCCCAGGAGTGCTGGTTCCCTTGGGATCTGGTTCCCTTGGTCGCTGGTGGCGGAAGTCAAGCTGTGGGCGGTAGCCCAGTCCGTGCCAAGTGGGACAACAGAGAGGGCCGGCAGGCGCGGCCCACACGGAAAGCCCTAGCGTGGTTCCCAGCTCTGCCTTCTTCTTCGTCCGCGAGCTCAACCTCCGGCTGGGACGCATGCTCGAATTTCCTCCCATTTCCAGCCCTAACTTCTTTGCACTACTGACCTCTTCCAGGGCAGGCCCTGCACTAGGTGCTGGGCGTCCCTGGTCGTGGCCAGTGAATGCCCTGAATGAAGCTTATGCTCGTTTAGGGATTGAAGTCTCTGCTTGCTTGGGAGCTCACTGCTCTCTGGATGACAGGAGCTTCCTCTTGGAGCACCACAGTGGCTTCAAATGATATTAAAACCTTTTCCTTTTACTAGGCTCTGAGCAGCCCCGTGCTCCCACCAGTAACCCCTGCTTCTCTGAGATTTCTGACTCCTGTCGCTAAAAGTGTGTTCCCCAGGATTCTGCTCCTGCTCATGCTACAGTCTTCCTAGTAGCAATTCCATCCACTCTCAGCTTCAAGTTTACGAAATCATCTGTATGTACTTCCAGGTAGGTGCTTCAGaaaatccacatttttttttttcctaggagaAGGGGAACGTGAGACAAGTTGGCATTCAGCTACATATATTAAAAAGGAATCTCTTCATGGTTTCCTTCTCTGTGGccgaatggtattccattgtgtatacacatatgttcaaatattatgtatcagtttttaaaaaatgaatctctTTAGAGTTTAGCAAGGGCAGTAAGTAACCTCTGATAACTTAGCCCAGTTCCCCACAGGGCTGATCCCTCCCCTGGGGCTAAACAGCAAAGAGCAAAGTTATCACCTTTCCTCTTATTGCCAACTCCAAGGAAGAAACAACTTGAaggaaggtttttttcttttcttttcttttttcttcttcttcttcttcttttttttttttttttttttttttttacagagtctcgtTCTTGGCCCGAACTGGAATCCAGAGGTGTgatcacagtttactgcagccttgaactcttgggctcaagcaattcttctacctcaggctcctgagtagctaggattacaggtgtgcaccaccacacctggctaattgtttttaagCTTTCTCTATTTTAACGCTGATAGGactctgtatatgtatataccattTGAAGTTGCCCTGCTTTTCACTTACCTATTCACACTGAAAGATAGAGATCTCGTTGGCCCAACAGCCTActatttaaagaattttaatagCTTCTCCCTGCTCTTCAGGCCTTAGAAGACAGGTTGATGAAAGCACgatcccatccatccattcatttgacatttattaaatttctacCATTTGCAAGATTttgaagaaaaggagggaataaTGAGGGGATGGCAAAAAATCAGACCCAGCCTCTTCTGAACCTAGCTGCTTCTAGGAGGAACCACTTGGGAACAGCCCCTAAGGAGAATGTGGTTTTTCTATACTAGGAGAGGGTCTGGAAAATTCTTCTTTTCTGAGGAAGATGATTATCTGCTCtcgctagtttttgtgttttttgtagagatggatcttgctatgttgcccagtgtgGTCTTGAACTggacttaagcaattctcctgtctcggcctcccaaagtgcagagattataggtgtgagccactgcacctggccaacagtaactttttttaaaaagatacaaatgcCTGAAAggtaagaaatacataaaaatgtgttaaaagcggccgggcgcggtggctcaagcctgtaatcccagcactttgggaggccgagacgggcggatcacgaggtcaggagatcgagaccatcctgactaacacggtgaaaccccatctctactaaaaaatacaaaaaactagccgggtgaggtggcgggcgcctgtagtcccagctactcgggaggctgaggcaggagaatggcgtcaacccgggaggcggagcttgcagtgagctgagatccggccactgcactccagcctgaacggcagagcgagactccgtctcaaaaaaaaaaaaaaaaaaaaaaaaagtgttaaaagcGTAAGTCTGATAAAGGACATGGGTAGGGGAATGGGTGAAATTTGAATAAGGTCTGTAGAGTTAGTTATTGGCATTGAATTATTTCCTGACTTTGACCAATGGACTATTGTTATATCAGAGAGTGTTCTTGTTTTTGGAAATACACAGAAGTATTTGGTAAAGGGGCATCAAATCTGCAATTTACTTTcaaatgtttcagaaaaaaaactagaatgaatAAGGCAATGGTGAAATGTTAACATTTAGGAAATCTGCATTAAAAGTATTCAGGAATTCTTTATACAATTCTTGCAACTTTGtaaaagtctgaaattatttctaaataacaaagtttttaaaataagccatacttggctcatgcctataatcccagcactttgggaggctgaggcaggtggatcagctgaggtcaggagttcaagaccagcctggccaacatggtgaaaccctgtctctgctaaaaatatgaaaattagccggacatggtggcatacacctatagtcccagctactcaggaggctgacacaggagaattgcttgaacccaggaggcggaagttgcagtgagtcaaggtcatatcactgcactctagcctgggagacagagcaagactccacctcaaaaaacaaaaacaaacaaacaaaaaccttatttataagtcaaaaataaaatgaaaaagtgagcaaaggatatgaacagacatttatccaaagaaattacacaaatggtcaataagcacatagaaagatattcaacataatttgccatcagagaaatacaaatcaaaattacaataagATAACACTTTATATCCATTAAGATGGctaaaataaaacagacagataataaatattggcagatgatatgatttggctgtgtccccatccaaatctcatcttgaattatatttcccacaattcccacatgtcgtgggagagacccagtgggaggttaattgaatcatgggggcgggtctttcccatgctcttctcatgatagtgaataagtctcgtgagatctgatggttttataagcgagagttcccctgcacaagctctctcttgcctgccaccatgtaagatgcgCCTTTCATCCTTCACCTAcgactatgattgtgaggcctccccagacatgtggaactgtgagtccattaatcctctttttctttataaattacccagcctcaggtgtgtCAGCAGtgggaaaatggactaatacagtaaattggtactgagagtggagtactgctgtaaagataccttaaaatgtggaagtgactttggaacctggtaacaagcagaggttagaacagtttggagggctcagaagataaGAAAGTGTGGgaaggtttggaacttcctagaggcttgttgaatggctttgaccaaaatattgatagtgatatggacaataaggtccaggctgaggtggtctcaggtggagatgaggaacttgttgggaactggagtaaaggtcactcttgctatgcaaagagactgcaagcattttgcccctgccctaaagaTATATGGAaccttgaacttgagagaaatgatttagggtatctggcagaagaaatttttaagcagtgaagtattcaagaggaagcaaagcataaaagtttggaaaatttgcagtctgatgattcaatagaaaagaaaaccccattttctggggagaaattcaagctggctgccaAAATTTggataagtagcaaggagccaaATATGTAACAAggagccaagacaatggggaaaatgcctccagggcatgtcagagaccttcacgtGTCAGAGACCTTCCCATtgcaggcccagaggcctagaaggaaaaaattgtttcatgAACTGGGCATAGAACCCTCTGCTGTGTGCGGCCTAGGAACTtgatgccctgtgtcccagctgctccagccatggctaaaagaggccagggtacagcttgggctgtggcttcagagggtgaaagccccaagccttggcagcttccatgtggtgttgagcttGTAAAtgcagagaagtcaagaattgagatatgggaacctccacctagatttcagaggatgtatggaaatgcctggatgtccgggcagaagtttgctgcagggtgggaccctcatggagaacctctgctagggcagtgcagaagggaaatgtggggttgaagccctggcacagagtccccactggggcactacctagtggagctgtgagaaagggccaccatcctccagacatcagaatggtagatccactgacagcttgcaccatcagcctggaaaagcagcagacactcaataccagcccatgaaagcagctaggatggaggctgtaccctgcaaagccgtaggggcagagctgcccaagaccatggatgccccatgggagcccacctcttgcatcagtgtgacctgaatgtgagacctggagtcaaaggagataattttggaactttaaggtttagtGACTGCTCTATTGGATTTTTGACTTGCaaggggcctgtagcccctttgttttggccagtttctcccatttggaatagctgcatttatccaatgcctgtacccccattttatctaggaagtaactaacttgcttttcattttacaggctcagaggcagaaggaacttaccttgtctcagaagagactttggactgtggacttttgggttaatgctgaaatgagttaagactttgagggactgttcagaaggcatgactggttttgaaatgtgaggacatgagatttggaggggccaggggtgaaattatatggtttggctctgtccccacccatatctcatcttgaattgtagctgccacagtttccacatgttgtgggagtgacccgatgggaggcaactgaatcatgggggtgggtctttcccatgctcttctcatggtagtgaataagtctcacaagatctgatggctttctCAATGGAAGTTCCCCTGTGCAAGCTCTCTCTTGCTGGCTGCCaagtaagacgtgccttttggccaggcatggtagctgaagcctataatcccagcactttgggaggccaaggcaagcagatcacttgaggtcgggagttcaagaccagcttgaccaacatggtgaaacctcatctcttctaaaaatacaaaaattagctgggcgtggtggcacatgcctataatcccagctacttgggaggatgaggccagagaattgcttgaacccaggaggtggaggttgcagtgagctgagatcataccactgcactacagcttgggtgacaaagtgagactccatctcaaaaaaaaaaaaaagatgtgcctttcacctcctgagtagctaggattacaggtgtgctccaccacatctggctaatttttgtgtttttggtagagacagggtttctccctgttggccaggctggtctcaaactcctgacttcaagtgatctgcctgccttggcctcccaaagtgctgagattacaggtttgagccactgcgcctggcctggaggccagaattctgaaatcaaggtatcagcagggctATATTCCCTCCAAAGTCTCTAGGGGGAGaattcttccttgcctcttccagctcttGGTGGCTCTGGGCATTGCTGCCAGCAATCCTCATCGTTCCTTGGCTTATAGCTGTGTAACTCCAAACTTTGCCTCTAACTTCACATGGCCTTCCCCTCTATGTCTCTCTGTGCTTCTGTCCTTTCCTCTTGTTGTAAGGACACCTGCCATTGAATTTAGGACCTGTCCTGAATCCAGGATTATCTCATCTCAAGAAACTAAATTTAATTATAGCTACAGATAAGGGCAtagtttttttccaaatatgatgATATTCACAGGTTTCAAGTAGACATGTCTTTTGAGGTTGGGGAAGGGGGGCACACAACTCAGCCGACTAGGGTGTGTGATAGAGAACAGTGCTTTCTCATTAAGAAATTTGCTAGACTATTGGGCCCCCAATCTTGGCTTTTCGCCACATTTAAAAAGCTGATTTTTGAGAGATACACAGGAAGGAAGCACCAAACTCATTTCAATGGATGCATTTATGAAGACACTGTTTCTGTCATCCCAGTCATCACTTTTATGGCATGGAAGTTACTGGAGTGAGTAAAGCTTTTTGAAAAGCATGGGAACAATAAGATTTCATGTAGCTCATGGGCTTTCTGGTCACATTTGAGTAAAGGAAAAAGGACTGGGAAGGAGAAGCACACAGGGAACAAAGGTGTATTTGATAAGGATGGCAATGAAGTGATCCTGAGCAGGATTAGGAAAGCAGGCTTTCGTCCCTGCAGCAATACTCCAACTTCAGGAGGTCCATGCTGGACAGCTCCCGCCTTTTACTAGTAGCTTGAAAGACTGGAAAAGACCGCCAGGATCCCTCTGCTTTCCTCTCTGCCAAGACTGAGCTTTTCATTACCCTCCCAAACTCATCTTTTCTTTATTGCTTCTTTTGTTCTAGGATTTCTCAATAATCTGTCACCTGGTGACAGATTTATGCGTATTCtttagtttcattcattcatttatttatgcattcattcaataactatttattctatttattgagtgcctaccaaGTACCAGGCTTTGAAGACACCACATTCATGCTACATATAGGTGCTGGAGATACATCAGTTTGCAAAATAGGCAAAGATTCTTGTCTTCCTCAAGGTTACATTTTTggagagagaaacagggaaaaaaaaaaaagtaaaaccgagaaacaggaaaaaaaaaaaaaaaagtatgttggatggagctgtggtttgaatgtgtgctccaaagttcatgtgttggaaatttttttttgagacagagtctcactctgtcacccaagctggagtgcagtggtgcattgcaacctccatctcccaagctcaagagatcctcccatctcagccttctaagtatctgggactgcagatgcatgtcaccacgctcagctactttttaatttttttgtagagatgaggtctcactatattgcccagtctgatctcaaactcctggactcaagcagtcctcctacctgggcctcccaaagtgctgggattacaggtgtgagccacaacacccagccatgtgttggaaacttaatccccaatgcaacagtgttgggaggtggagcATAATAAGTGAATAGGCCAGGCGGGCTCTGCCcttgtgaatggattaatgtcattgtCACAGGAGTGAGTTATTATTGCAGGAGTGGgcttgttataaaagtgagtttggGCTaggcactggctcatgcctgtaatcccagcattttgagaggccaaagcagatggataggctgagctcaggagtttgagaccagcctgggaaacctggggaaaccccatctctactaaaaatacaaaaaattagctgggtgtggtggtgcatgcctgtagtcccagctactctggtggctgaggcatgagaagtgCTTGaattcagaaggcagaggttgtagtgagctgagatcagattCTATCTGAATCCAGAGTAAGATTctatctgaaaaaacaaacaaacaaaaaaaggccgggcgcggtggctcacacctgtaatcccagcactttgggagtccaaggcgggcagatcacagagattgagaccatcctggctaacacggtgaaaccccatctctactaaaaatacaaaaaattagccgggcatggtggcgggcacctgtagtcccagctactcgggaggctgaggcaggagaatggcgtgaacccaggcggtggagcttgcagtgagccgagatcgcgccactgcactccagcctgggcgacagagcgagactccatctcaaaaaaaaaaaaaaaaaagagtttggctctttcttgctctctcaaTCTcccacatgctctcttgcctttctgcctttctgccttctgccatggaatGGTGCAGcatgaaggccctcaccagattcTTGTGCCATGCTCTTGGGCTTCTCACCCTCTGTAACTATGAGCctaataaacttctattgtttataaattacccatcgcaggtattctgttgtagcagcataaaacagactaatacacatgatgatacatttcaaaggaaaataaaacaaggatggTAATTATGGAGTACTGAGGTAGAGAGTGCTTGCAATTTTATACTGGGTGATCAGAGAATGCCACATTGAAAGCATAGTATTTGAGAAGAGAGCAGTAGGAGGTGAGAGAGTGACCCATGCAGCTATCCAGAGGAAGACTATTTCAGgcagaaaaaacagaaagcacagaGGCTCCTAAGTGGGATAGTGCCTGGGTTGTCTGAAGAACAGGAAAAGGGCAGGGTTGTTTTAGTAGTGTTAGCAGGACAGAGAATTTAGAGAGATCAGAGAAGTCATGGAACACCAAATGTGTACAGGGCCTTACAGGTGGTtgtaaaagttttccttttattggGAGAGAGATGGGAAAGCACTGGAGGGATCTGAGCATAAGGGATCTGCTTAGACTCAGAATCGTTCCTGCTTCAGTTTTGAGAATAAACCATGGACTCTAGGGAGGCGCAAGGAGACTATCTAGGAGGTTGTTTCTATATTACAGATGAGAGATTCCGGAGATGTGATTCATTTGGGGATACATTTTGAAGAAGAAGGCAAAAGCATTTGCTGAAGACATGGAGATGGAGTATACAGAAAAGGGAATAGTCGGTGATGACTCCACAGTTTGGGGCCTTTGCACTGGGAGGATAAAAATTGCCATTTTCTGAGGTGGGGAAGACTGCAGAAGGAGCAGGATTCTTTGGAGGAGATTAGAGTTCAgttttggggctgggtgcagtgactcacgcccgtaatctcagcactttgggaggccaaggctggcagatcgtttgaggccaggagtttaagaacagcctggccaacattgtgaaaccccatctctaccaaaaaatacaaaaattagccaggtgtggtggtgcatgcctgtagtaccagctgcttgggaggctgagccaggagaatcgcttgaatccaggaggtggaggtttcagtgacccCAGaacttgccactgcactccagcctgtgtgacagagcaagactccatctcaaaaaaaaaaaaaaaaaattcagttttggaTGTGTTAAGTTGAGATGCCCACTGGATATCAAAGAGGAGACGTCAGTAGACATATATGTAAGTTTGGAGTAAAAAGGAGAAGTCTAGACTGTTGATACAAATTTGAAAGTCTTCAGCAGACAGTTTTTAAAGCCTCAAGATAGGATGAGATTACTTAGGGAGTCAGTACAGATGGAGAAGAGAAGTTGTG is a genomic window containing:
- the SPR gene encoding sepiapterin reductase — translated: MEGGLGRAVCVLTGASRGFGRTLAPLLASLLSPGSVLVLNARNNEALRQLEAELGAERSGLRVVRVPADLGAEAGLQQLLGALRDLPRPEGLQRLLLINNAGSLGDVSKGFVDLSDSTQVNNYWALNLTSMLCLTSSVLKAFPASPGLNRTVVNISSLCALQPFKGWALYCAGKAARDMLFQVLALEEPNVRVLNYAPGPLDTDMQQLARETSMDPDMRKGLQELKAKGKLVDCKVSAQKLLSLLQKDEFKSGAHVDFYDK